In Xanthomonas theicola, a single genomic region encodes these proteins:
- the tldD gene encoding metalloprotease TldD, translating to MTDNALSLAETRLLLPAGLDATSLERAFGTLLGPGIDFGDLYFQHSRRESWSVEDGIVKDGAHSIEQGVGVRAISGEKTGFAYSDDIHRDALLAAAQSARAISRHGGTQPAQSLLRGGGRALYPALDPVDGMGNDLKVEMLRRLDQFLRAADPRVQQVMVGLSGGVDTVLVARSDGVFAADVRPLVRLNVQVIVEQDGRRESGHAGGGGRYGYEALFADGRPEVFAREALREALVNLEAVPAPAGVMPVVLGPGWPGVLLHEAVGHGLEGDFARKGTSVYAGRIGQRVASPGVTIVDDGTLDGRRGSLNVDDEGTPTHCTTLIEDGVLVGYMQDALNARLTGVAPTGNGRRESFAHLPMPRMTNTYMLAGRHDPQEMIRSVKKGLYAVNFGGGQVDITSGKYVFSATEAYLIEDGRVTAPVKGATLIGNGPETMQKVRMIGHDLALDEGVGVCGKDGQSVPVGVGQPSLLIDGLTVGGTA from the coding sequence ATGACCGACAACGCCCTCAGCCTCGCCGAAACCCGCCTGTTGCTTCCCGCCGGCCTCGACGCCACCAGCCTGGAGCGCGCCTTCGGCACGCTGCTCGGCCCCGGCATCGACTTCGGCGACCTGTATTTCCAGCATTCGCGGCGCGAGAGCTGGAGCGTGGAGGACGGCATCGTCAAGGACGGTGCCCATTCCATCGAGCAGGGCGTGGGCGTGCGCGCGATTTCCGGCGAGAAGACCGGTTTCGCCTATTCCGACGACATCCATCGCGATGCGCTGCTGGCCGCGGCGCAATCGGCGCGGGCCATTTCCCGCCACGGCGGCACGCAGCCGGCGCAGTCGCTGCTGCGCGGCGGCGGGCGGGCGCTGTATCCGGCACTGGACCCGGTGGACGGCATGGGCAACGACCTCAAGGTCGAGATGCTGCGGCGCCTGGACCAGTTCCTGCGCGCCGCCGATCCGCGCGTGCAGCAGGTGATGGTCGGCCTGTCCGGCGGCGTGGACACGGTGCTGGTGGCGCGCAGCGACGGCGTGTTCGCCGCCGACGTGCGCCCGCTGGTGCGGCTGAACGTGCAGGTCATCGTCGAGCAGGACGGGCGCCGCGAGTCCGGCCATGCCGGCGGCGGCGGCCGCTACGGTTACGAGGCGCTGTTCGCCGATGGCCGCCCCGAGGTCTTCGCCAGGGAAGCGCTGCGGGAGGCGTTGGTGAACTTGGAGGCGGTGCCGGCGCCGGCCGGGGTGATGCCGGTGGTGCTGGGCCCCGGCTGGCCCGGGGTGCTGCTGCACGAAGCGGTCGGCCATGGCCTGGAAGGCGACTTCGCACGCAAGGGCACCAGCGTCTATGCCGGGCGCATTGGCCAGCGCGTGGCCTCGCCGGGCGTGACCATCGTCGACGACGGCACCCTCGACGGCCGCCGCGGCTCGCTGAACGTGGACGACGAAGGCACCCCGACCCATTGCACCACGTTGATCGAGGACGGCGTGCTGGTGGGCTACATGCAGGATGCGCTGAACGCACGGCTGACGGGCGTGGCGCCGACCGGCAACGGCCGCCGCGAATCGTTCGCGCACCTGCCGATGCCGCGCATGACCAACACCTACATGCTCGCCGGCCGGCACGATCCGCAGGAGATGATCCGCTCGGTGAAGAAGGGCCTGTACGCGGTCAATTTCGGCGGCGGCCAGGTCGACATCACCAGCGGCAAGTACGTGTTCTCGGCGACCGAGGCCTACCTGATCGAGGACGGCAGGGTCACCGCGCCGGTGAAGGGCGCCACCCTGATCGGCAACGGTCCGGAGACGATGCAGAAGGTACGCATGATCGGCCACGACCTGGCGCTGGACGAAGGCGTGGGCGTGTGCGGCAAGGACGGGCAGAGCGTGCCGGTCGGCGTCGGCCAGCCGTCGCTGCTGATCGACGGGCTGACCGTGGGCGGGACGGCCTAG
- the yjgA gene encoding ribosome biogenesis factor YjgA, with protein MRGRDEDTGEFRGESRSQQRREALEVLTLGEKLVALTPAQLARLPVPESLVAHIADAKRITSHIAHKRQLAFLAKQMRREDEQTLDAIREAMDANSDGARREAAALHRLEDWRGRLLADGDAALSGLLTEYPGADRQRLRQLIRNAKEERLKNKPPHAYRELFRELRELILAEAGRGRRDAGGEDAEDDALQDDARD; from the coding sequence ATGCGCGGACGCGACGAAGACACCGGTGAATTCCGCGGCGAAAGCCGCAGCCAGCAGCGCCGCGAGGCGCTGGAGGTGCTGACCCTGGGCGAGAAGCTGGTGGCGCTGACCCCGGCGCAGCTGGCCAGGCTGCCGGTGCCCGAATCGCTGGTCGCGCATATCGCCGACGCCAAGCGCATCACCTCGCACATCGCGCACAAGCGGCAGCTGGCGTTCCTGGCCAAGCAGATGCGCCGCGAGGACGAGCAGACCCTGGACGCGATCCGCGAGGCGATGGACGCCAACAGCGACGGCGCGCGCCGCGAAGCGGCGGCGCTGCACCGGCTCGAGGACTGGCGCGGGCGGCTGCTCGCCGACGGCGACGCGGCACTGTCCGGGCTGCTGACCGAATACCCGGGCGCCGACCGCCAACGGCTGCGCCAGCTGATCCGCAACGCTAAGGAAGAGCGGCTGAAGAACAAGCCGCCGCATGCGTATCGGGAGTTGTTCCGGGAGTTGCGGGAGTTGATATTGGCGGAGGCGGGACGCGGGAGGCGGGACGCGGGAGGCGAAGACGCCGAAGACGACGCGCTCCAGGACGACGCGCGCGACTGA
- the pmbA gene encoding metalloprotease PmbA, translated as MNAIISDLRSDDSLERLQRLSDIAQRLLARARELGASQAEVSCSEDRGLDVNVRLGAVETVEATRDRGIGVTVYFGQRKGSASTADLHESSLEATVAQACAIARYTEDDVAAGLADAALMARQTPELDRWHPWVLEADEAIELALACEAAGRDADPRVANSDGASTGSSQSLSVYANSHGFVGRERSTHHSIGCSLIAGHGDGMQRDHWYSSALAREDLEQPAAIGRRAAERTVARLQPRSLPTGEVPVLFAPEMARSLVGHLLGAVSGGALYRRASFLLDSVGSRLFPDWFAIDELPHLRRGLRSAAFDGEGVATRAAPLVAGGVLQRYVLGSYSARKLGLQTTANAGGVHNLQVAANADDLASIAAGIPRGLLVTELMGNGVNPVTGDYSRGAGGFWIENGAIAYPVDEVTIAGNLREMFQRIEAVGRDIDVRSHVHIGAVLVGRMTVAGNS; from the coding sequence TTGAACGCGATCATCTCCGACCTGCGCAGCGACGACAGCCTGGAACGCCTGCAGCGCTTGTCCGACATCGCCCAGCGCCTGCTGGCGCGGGCCCGCGAGCTCGGCGCCAGCCAGGCCGAGGTCAGCTGCAGCGAAGACCGTGGGCTGGACGTCAACGTGCGCCTGGGCGCGGTGGAAACCGTCGAGGCCACCCGCGACCGCGGCATCGGCGTCACCGTGTACTTCGGCCAGCGCAAGGGCAGCGCCAGCACCGCCGACCTGCACGAATCCAGCCTGGAGGCGACCGTCGCCCAGGCCTGCGCGATCGCCCGCTACACCGAGGACGATGTCGCCGCCGGACTGGCCGACGCGGCGCTGATGGCACGCCAGACGCCCGAACTGGACCGCTGGCATCCATGGGTGCTGGAGGCGGACGAGGCGATCGAACTGGCCCTGGCCTGCGAGGCCGCCGGCCGCGATGCCGACCCGCGCGTGGCCAATTCCGACGGGGCCTCCACCGGCAGCAGCCAAAGCCTGTCGGTGTACGCCAACTCGCACGGCTTCGTCGGCCGCGAGCGCAGCACCCACCATTCGATCGGTTGCTCGCTGATCGCCGGCCACGGCGACGGCATGCAGCGCGACCATTGGTACAGCAGCGCGCTGGCGCGCGAGGATCTCGAGCAGCCGGCGGCGATCGGCCGCCGCGCCGCCGAGCGCACCGTGGCCCGGTTGCAGCCGCGCTCGCTGCCCACCGGCGAGGTGCCGGTGTTGTTCGCGCCGGAGATGGCGCGTTCGCTGGTCGGCCACCTGCTTGGCGCGGTGTCCGGCGGCGCGCTGTACCGCCGCGCCAGCTTCCTGCTCGACAGCGTCGGCAGCCGCCTGTTCCCGGACTGGTTCGCGATCGACGAATTGCCGCACCTGCGCCGCGGGCTGCGCTCGGCCGCCTTCGACGGCGAGGGCGTGGCCACCCGCGCCGCGCCGCTGGTCGCCGGCGGCGTGCTGCAGCGCTACGTGCTGGGCAGCTACTCGGCGCGCAAGCTCGGCCTGCAGACCACCGCCAACGCCGGCGGCGTGCACAACCTGCAGGTGGCGGCCAACGCGGACGACCTGGCATCGATCGCCGCCGGCATCCCGCGCGGCCTGCTGGTCACCGAACTGATGGGCAATGGCGTCAACCCGGTCACCGGCGACTATTCGCGCGGCGCCGGCGGCTTCTGGATCGAGAACGGCGCCATCGCCTATCCGGTGGACGAGGTCACCATCGCCGGCAACCTGCGCGAGATGTTCCAGCGCATCGAAGCGGTCGGCCGCGACATCGACGTGCGCTCGCACGTGCACATCGGCGCGGTGCTGGTCGGCAGGATGACGGTGGCCGGCAACTCCTGA
- a CDS encoding DUF4870 domain-containing protein — protein MSEFDNVTAPPPPPAASGPQEDRTVALITHLSGIIAGFIVPLIVWLIHKDNPAKSFLNDQSKEALNFQITVAIAYVICVVLSVIVIGGLLMPVVWVVNLVFCILAGIKANEGVAYRYPFALRLIK, from the coding sequence ATGAGCGAATTCGACAACGTGACCGCACCGCCGCCGCCGCCGGCCGCCAGCGGCCCGCAGGAAGACCGCACGGTCGCCTTGATCACCCACCTGTCGGGCATCATCGCCGGCTTCATCGTGCCGCTGATCGTCTGGCTGATCCACAAGGACAACCCGGCCAAGTCGTTCCTCAACGACCAGTCCAAGGAAGCGCTGAATTTCCAGATCACCGTCGCCATCGCCTACGTGATCTGCGTGGTGCTCAGCGTCATCGTGATCGGCGGGCTGCTGATGCCGGTGGTGTGGGTGGTGAACCTGGTGTTCTGCATCCTGGCCGGGATCAAGGCCAACGAAGGCGTGGCCTACCGCTACCCGTTCGCGCTGCGCCTGATCAAGTAG